Proteins encoded within one genomic window of Panicum virgatum strain AP13 chromosome 1N, P.virgatum_v5, whole genome shotgun sequence:
- the LOC120653357 gene encoding GDSL esterase/lipase At3g09930-like yields the protein MAPETYRDTKENNGDKFGVNFVVGGAGVFEVPRKAPTLAKQIDSFKKMLDGGDIGKWQLRESVALVAISGNDYACVANMSGESEILDFIGNVTEEIAAGVERLRKLGVTRVLVNNLHPLACTPWQTRPSNYTECMGRGNLAALFHNGDLEKKLNASSNDNVYLVDLHRAFTNIVDPSDPQDTPQVAKQFSKNKLKPCCYSFDPNGDCGQVDEDGGVLYSVCSHPEKHFFWDDVHPTQARWEAVMGQLEKDIKDFLHITY from the exons ATGGCCCCCGAGACGTACAGGGACACGAAAGAGAACAACGGCGACAAGTTCGGTGTGAACTTCGTTGTGGGTGGTGCCGGCGTGTTCGAGGTGCCGCGCAAGGCGCCGACCCTGGCCAAGCAGATTGACTCCTTCAAGAAGatgctcgacggcggcgacaTCGGGAAATGGCAGCTCCGGGAGTCGGTCGCGCTGGTGGCCATCTCCGGCAACGACTACGCGTGCGTCGCCAACATGAGCGGCGAGAGCGAGATCCTCGACTTCATCGGGAACGTGACGGAAGagatcgccgccggcgtggagaGGCTGCGGAAGCTGGGCGTGACCAGGGTCCTCGTCAACAACCTGCACCCGTTGGCCTGCACGCCGTGGCAGACCAGGCCGTCCAACTACACCGAATGCATGGGCCGCGGCAACCTGGCCGCATTGTTCCACAACGGCGACCTCGAGAAGAAGCTGAATGCTTCAAGCAACGACAATGTCTACCTCGTCGACCTCCACCGGGCTTTCACCAACATCGTCGATCCATCCGATCCCCAGGACA CCCCGCAGGTGGCAAAGCAGTTCAGCAAGAACAAGCTAAAGCCGTGCTGCTACAGCTTTGACCCGAACGGAGACTGCGGGCAGGTCGACGAGGATGGAGGCGTCCTGTACAGTGTCTGCTCCCACCCTGAGAAGCACTTCTTCTGGGACGACGTACACCCCACTCAGGCTAGATGGGAGGCCGTCATGGGGCAGCTTGAAAAGGACATCAAGGATTTCCTCCACATTACCTACTAG